ATGTATTCATGCTCATCGCCGTTGTGTCTTCCTTCCTGGCTAATCTGGTTGGAGTCCTTGAATACCTAAAGGTCGGTGGCGCTCATCACATCGTTTACCTCGAAACTTCTTCCCTCGGTGAGGTCTACGGCGTTATAATCGACCCGATGAGCGTTTTGGTCGGTTTTGTAGTGAGCTTGGCTGGCGTGCTGTTCCTTCTCTACGCGGTTGACTACATGAGCGAGAGGAACAAGCAGCACCCAGTCTACTCTGATAAGGGCAGGTTCTACGCCTGGATGGTCATCTTCGTTGGGGCTACGCTGGCGTTCATATACTCCTCCACGACGCTTCAGCTGCTCATATTCTTCGAGATAATGGGACTCGCCTGCTGGGGTGTCGTTGGGTATTATAAGAGTCCGAAAGCCGAGAGGGCTGCGTACAAGGCCCTGCTCGTGCCGAACTTCGGTGCCATGGTGGGCCTCTATACCACCGTTGGCATTGGCATCCTCAAGCTCCATGATTTGAGCATCTATGCGCTCCAGAACCTGAATGATGAGCTCAAGCTTCTCGTGTTCCTTGGCGTAATGGTTGCGGCCTTTACCAAGAGCGCCCAGTTCCCGCTCTATTCATGGCTTCCGGACGCGATGGCCGCTCCTACCCCAGCGAGTGCCTTCCTCCACGGTGCAGCGATGGTTGAGATGGGTGTCTATCTGCTCGCCAGGGTTACCCAGTTCATGCAGCCGATTCCAGAGACAGCTTTCTACGTTATGCTCGTCTTTGTCTCGCTGACCCTGCTCATAGCAATTCTCTACTACCCGCTCCAGAAGGACGCCAAGAGACTCCTTGCTTACTCCACCATAGCAGAGGCCGGAGTGATGTACGTCGGCGTGCTCTATGCCGTGCTCGGCTCGGCTTACGGCCTCCAGGCGGCCA
This genomic window from Thermococcus sp. LS1 contains:
- a CDS encoding hydrogenase 4 subunit D, translating into MNASPFIISFLIPLLLGPLLFKLDGRKADVFMLIAVVSSFLANLVGVLEYLKVGGAHHIVYLETSSLGEVYGVIIDPMSVLVGFVVSLAGVLFLLYAVDYMSERNKQHPVYSDKGRFYAWMVIFVGATLAFIYSSTTLQLLIFFEIMGLACWGVVGYYKSPKAERAAYKALLVPNFGAMVGLYTTVGIGILKLHDLSIYALQNLNDELKLLVFLGVMVAAFTKSAQFPLYSWLPDAMAAPTPASAFLHGAAMVEMGVYLLARVTQFMQPIPETAFYVMLVFVSLTLLIAILYYPLQKDAKRLLAYSTIAEAGVMYVGVLYAVLGSAYGLQAAMFQLANHAFVKGLAFLTAGTFSYAFGTLDMEKIKGLGKLVPVVGASWFLALLGLAGVPPLGLFFSKAYLFMNASSITSWVGWIPLFLVLADATVFLAVSLGWIKRMVFSEPLQESAEVSPLMRFVLVVLIVLSIVAPFLSVKLVTQIGFMG